The genomic DNA TGATAATATAGAAGAACATCATATGCATAGCGAATTCTATCGTTTAACTGAAGAAGCGGCTAAGCAACTAAATGAAGTACGCCAAGCAGGCGGTCGGATTGTTGCGGTTGGAACAACTTCTATTCGTACGTTGGAAACAATTGGCACAAAATTTAATGGTGAAATCCAGGCTGACAGTGGCTGGACCGATATTTTTATCACACCAGGGTATCAATTTAAAGTCGTAGAGGCTTTTTCAACGAACTTCCATTTACCAAAATCTACGTTAGTGATGCTTGTGAGTGCCTTTGCAGGAAAAGACTTAACATTGGCTGCTTACCAACATGCAATTGAGGAAAAATATCGTTTCTTTAGTTTTGGCGATGCAATGTTTATTAAATAAGCGACACTTTGTGAGCAGAATACTTGGGATTGAAACAAAAATATATTATGATAAACACGTGATTTTTGGAATCACAGTAAAGGTGTGCTTTATTTTTTCTTCCCCTGTAAATAATAAAGTTAGAAACCAAAACGCTACTAGGACGAAAATGCTTAGTAGACAATCTTAGAATAAAAAGAACAGCGCAACCACGGTTGCGCCGTTCTTTTTTTTATGTAAGAAAAGATTAATTATTGAAACAACAATACGAAGAAGTGCTTTCTTCGTATTGCCGGTACTAAGTTGTACCTCGGCAACTCCAAGTACAATCAGAAAAATTGTCTTGTTAAGTACAGCTTATACTGTTTAGGCTTCTTGTTCTACATCGTCATTCAGTGTTTCTTTGAAGGTGAACACATCATCAATGGTTACGCCAAAGACGTTCGCGATGTCATGCGCAAGAAGTAATGAAGGATTGTACTTGTTTCGTTCCAGTTGAATAATTGTTTGTCGAGAGACACCGACTCGATTGGCCAAATCTTGCTGGGTCATACGAGCCATAGCACGATAAACATGAATTGAACTTTCAAACGAAGATTTTTTCTTTTTTCGCATAGCATTCCCTCCTTTAAAAGAAGATAAAATAGAATGTGCACCTTGAATATAACACATATGATTATTTGATACAAATATATTTTATTGCCTAAAAGAAAAAACCGAGCTTAAATTTAAGCTCGGCCTTGTTAACGGGAAGACATCAATTGGTTGAATGAGTGTTTACATTTCGCGATACATGTAAAGCAAAAGGTGAACGTGATGTGGTGAAACTAAAACCTTGTTTTCATACAGTTTCGACGCTTGGATGGTGGATAACTTGCGTTAGGTGATAACAGATAGGGTAAATGCTTTATAGAAACTCCATCCTTCTATAACCTTTCCCTATTTTCCGATACGAGTTATCACTAACAATTACTCTACACGTATTGTTTACAGGTGAATCTTGCAATTCTAACAACTTTGAGTTTACCGATTTTTATCTACTGAGAAAATCTTCAACCAATTGATTTGCATGTCCTCCTTACACTTAAAGAATAGCACTATTTGGAAGCGTTTGCAAGTTATAACTCTTATTAATAAGATTAAATATAATATTTTTCTGGTTATTTTATAACATGTAAAATAAATAATTGTGCGAACTAAATAACATTGTATTTTTTGTTGAATATATAGAAATAAACTATTTTTTTATCAGACAAAATGAAAAAAATGTCCATTGCTTTTTGGCTGAATTCGTTTCCTTTTTCATAAAATTCCCATAATCAAATAGAAACATTGCTGTAGCAACAACGAAAATACCAGTTTTTTCTGGATATATGAGAGAACGCTAAGCCAAAGATGAAAAAAGTTGCGTGTTCAAAAAAAATCATGTTATATTTAATAGAGACACTATTATATAGGAAGAAAAAATTAGAGGGGGAATAGGATGGAAGCTTACAAGCAATCTGTCGATACTGTCACAAAAGAAGTTTCAGTCAATACTGAAACTGGTTTAACACAACAAGAGGCCCAACAACGGCTGAAAGAAAATGGCCGCAATCAATTTGAAGAGGCTAAGAAGGATTCTGTGTTAAAGAAATTTATTCACAGTTTATCTGATTTTACAACGATTATTTTATTAGTTGCTGCGGCAATTTCGTTTTATACAGCAATCGTAACAGAACATGGCGAATATTTTGAAGGAATCTTAATTATTGCAATTGTGATTATCAATGCTGTTTTGGCCATTGTTCAAGAAGGAAATGCTGAAAAATCTCTGGCGGCTTTACAAGACATGAACAAGCAAAGTAGTGCAGTCTTACGAGATGGCAAGGTAATCGAAGTCGATGCTGAAGAACTAGTAGTAGGAGATGTTCTAGTTCTTGAAGCTGGTTCAATGATTACAGCCGATGCACGACTTATTCAAGCTTCTCAAATGCGCGTAGAAGAGTCAGCACTAACAGGTGAAAGTGAACCTGTTGAAAAAGATCCTACATACGTGGGGCATGACGATGATGGCTTAGGAGATCAAATAAATATGATTTTCAAAGGCTGTACCGTTGTGAATGGCCGCGGACGAGCAGTAGTAACTGCAACAGGAATGAATACGGAAATGGGTAAAATTGCTGGGTTACTGAATAACAGCGATCAGCAAAAAACACCATTACAAAAACGCTTGAATCAATTAGGCAAACGTATTAGTTTGTTAGCCTTAGGGGCTGCAGCAATTGTTTTCATTATTGGTGAACTGCAAGGAGAACCGCTTCTTGAAATGTTTATGACAGCCGTTTCCTTAGCGGTGGCAGCTGTACCAGAAACACTAACCGTGATTGTAACATTAACCTTAGCATATGGTGTTCAAAAAATGGCTAAGAAACATGCGATTATTCGTCGATTGCCAGCAGTAGAAACGCTAGGAACTGCGAATGTTATCTGTTCTGATAAGACAGGAACACTGACACAAAATAAAATGCGCGTCCGCCGAGTATGGCATCGTGGTGATGAAGTAACGGATACGGAAGATGCCATGACCGATGAAGCCATGGAAGTACTGAAAATGGCTGCTTTATGTACAGATGTCATTGTGGAAAAAGAAGGCGATGAATTAACTGTTACAGGGAATCCGACAGAAGCGGCAATTGTTCGTGCTGTCGAAGAAAATTATCATACTAAAGAAGAACTTGAAGAAAAATATCCTCGTATTGGTGAAATTCCCTTTGATTCAGAACGAAAAATGATGACTACGGTCCATCAATGGGGGAAAAAGTACATCTCAATTACTAAAGGAGCCTTTGATGTGTTACTACCTCGTTTTGGTTTCGGAGATGTCGATCAAGCGGCTATTGTTAATGATCGTTTCGGAAAACGAGCGTTACGAGTTATTGCTGTCGGTTATGCCGTATATGATGAACCACCCAAGGAAATTACATCAGAGGCTTTAGAAAAAAAACTTCGCTTGTTAGGCTTAATTGGCATGATTGATCCACCACGTCCAGAAAGTAAGGGCGCCATTGCTCGTGCGAAAAAAGCTGGAATTAAAACAGTCATGATTACTGGTGATCACGTGGTAACAGCCAGTGCAATTGCTAAAGAATTAGGAATTTTAAAAGATAAAAGTGAAGCCTTATCTGGTTCAGAACTGAAAAAAATGAGTGATGAAGAATTAGATAAACGTGTTAAAGATTTATCCGTTTATGCACGTGTAACCCCTGAAGATAAAATTCGAATTGTTCAATCATGGCAACGTTCTGGCGCTGTTGTAGCAATGACCGGAGATGGCGTGAATGATGCGCCAGCCTTGAAAGCTAGTGATGTCGGTTGCGCAATGGGGATTACTGGAACAGATGTGGCCCAAGGCGCTTCAGATATGATTTTGACGGACGATAACTTTGCAACTATTGTTGATGCGGTTGCGCAAGGACGTGCCGTGTACCGAAATATTCGTAAAGCCATTAACTTCTTGTTAAGCTGTAATATTTCTGAGATTTTTATTGTTTTAATTGCCATGTTACTTGGTTGGGGTGCGCCATTTACTGCAGTTCAACTGTTGTTTGTTAACGTTGTCGCAGATGGGTTACCTGGTTTTGCATTAGGAAAAGAACCAGCGGAAAAAGGAATTATGGATGAGGCACCAATCCCTAAAAACGAAGGGATTTTTGCACGAGGCTTATGGCAAAAGATTGGGATTAATGCAGCAGTGTTCACAGTCATTACTTTGTTTGGTTTTTACCTAGGTGCCTTTGTACCAGGTGTTTCAGCCTATGTTTCAAACAGCTATGAAGTTGGACAAACAGTGGCATTTTTAATCTTAGCTTATTCCTCTATCTTACATGTCTTTAATGTTCGTAGTGCGAACTCTGTTTTCCGTGTAAAATTATCAAGCAACAAGTCGCTCTTTGAAATGGTCGTTTTAGCATTACTAATTACCACAACCATTGCTTTATTACCATTCACACAAGAACTATTTGGATTAGTGCATATTAGTTTAAATCATTGGATGTTAGCAATTTTCCTATCCTTTGTGCCAATTTTCGTCAATGAAATGATTAAGTTCCATTTCTCTGAAGTTGAAGAGGAAGAAGAAGTGATTTAAATTTAACAGGAATAAAAGGAGCTACTTTTGTTCAGGGAATTATCTTAATAGTTAGCAAGTGGGGCAGCAGTCGTTTCGACTGCTGCCCCACTTATTTTTGATTTTCCTTTTTTCAAAATAGGTGGGTTTCTTATCTAAGATGAACATTCTCTAATAAAAAGACTTGCTAAACGATTTAAAACGTATTATAGTGAGTAGCATCGTTAGTCAAAAAGCGCTTTTTGACTAATGAAAAAGATATATAAAACGTTATATAATAAAGAGTTTTAAAAGTTTTTATGGAGCTGTTGGTTAAACTAAACGAAGTCATTTCTTTTGTAGGAGGAAAGTATTGTGTTACACAAAGCAGAGGGGTTTGATCGTCGGAAATTTACGATGGCAGGGATCTTAGTTGCCATGGGCGTTGTCTATGGAGATATTGGAACGAGCCCTTTATATGTAATGAAAGCCATTGTAGGAGATAATGGTGGCTTGGCACGGGTTTCTGAATCGTTTATTTTAGGTTCGGTCTCATTAATTTTTTGGACATTGACTATCTTAACCACGATTAAATATGTTGTTATTGCTTTAAATGCTGATAACCATGGAGAAGGTGGGATTTTCTCTCTTTATACATTGGTTCGTAAAAAAAGTAAGTATTTGATTATTCCCGCAATGATTGGCGGCGCCGCTTTACTGGCTGATGGCGTTTTGACCCCAGCTGTGACAGTGACGACAGCGATTGAAGGCTTACGGGGGATTCCGGCATTTTTTGAACATTTTGGCAATGACCAAACGATTATAGTGGTTATTACGTTGACGATTATTTTAATTCTTTTTTCTGTTCAACGATTTGGAACAGAATTGGTCGGGAAAGCTTTTGGGCCGATTATGTTCTTGTGGTTCACTTTTTTAGGCATCATTGGTTTAATGAATTTTAGCCAAGATTGGACGGTTATTCGTGCATTAAATCCATATTATGCTTTGCAATTACTAGTCAGTCCAGAAAATAAGTTAGGTCTATTTATTTTAGGGAATATTTTCTTGGCTACAACTGGTGCTGAAGCTTTATATTCTGATTTAGGGCATGTAGGAAAAATGAATATCCGCATTAGCTGGCCGTATATTAAGATTTGTTTGATTCTTAATTATTTAGGGCAAGCTGCGTGGTTGTTAACGGTCAAAGAAAACCCTGAAATGCAGGCATTAGCTGAAATTAACCCATTTTTCCAAATGATTCCACGAGGTATTCTCGTATTTGGCGTTGTTTTTGCAACAATCGCCGCAGTGATTGCTTCGCAAGCGTTAATATCAGGTTCGTATACTTTAGTTTCTGAAGCGATTAAATTGAAGTTATTACCAAGACTTAAAATTATTTATCCTGGGAGCAATATCGGTCAAATGTATATTCCAGCGGTAAATTTAATTTTGTGGCTAGCTTGTTCAGCAATCGTGCTGGCTTTTAGAACATCGACACACATGGAAGCTGCGTATGGTCTATCGATTACGATTACGATGTTAATGACAACCATTTTATTGTTGTTTTATCTTTTGGATAAAATTCCAGCTTGGTCTGCGTATCTAATTTCCTTGTTCTTTGCTGCCATTGAAGTTGTCTTTTTCTTTTCAAGTGCTGCGAAGTTTTTCCATGGTGGATATGTTGCTGTGGGAATGGCAGTCTTCTTGTTATGCATCATGATTATTTGGGAACGCGGCAACGAGATTAAGGAAGCGACGGCGGAACAAGTGTCGTTGGAAAAATATGTACCACAACTTAAAGCTTTGAAAGAAGATACATCTGTACCTATGTATCAAACCAACGTGGTCTTTTTAACCTCCGATCGAGTGGACGGCGAAATTAATCGTAATATTATTTATTCGATTTTGGACAAACAGCCAAAACGAGCGAATGTTTATTGGTTTGTTAATGTTCAGGTAACAGATGAACCCTTTACTCAAGAGTATTCTGTTGATATGTTAGGGACTGATTTTATTGTGCAAGTTCAGCTATATTTAGGCTTCCATATTTCTCAAGAAGTGAATGTATATTTAAGACAAATTGTTCATGACTTGATGAAAACAGGCCGCTTGCCAAAACAGCCACAACGTTATTCATTAACGCCAGGAAGAGAAGTTGGCGATTTCCAATTTGTATTAATTCAAGAAGAATTATCTAACGTTTCTGAACTGAAAAAATGGGATCGACAAATTATGCAGGCAAAATTAGCTATCAAAAACTTAACTACCTCTCCTGAAAGTTGGTTTGGCTTGGAATACAGTGAAGTCAAATATGAATCCGTTCCTTTAATCATTGGCCCACAACGGAAAACGCACTTAGTCGAACGAAAGAATCGTTCATAAATAGAAGAAATTTAACTAAAAGATTGAGCCTAAGTCCTTGAGATACATGGCTCAATCTTTTTTGTAGAATCAGAGTAAATACTGTAATTCCACAAAGAATTCATTTAAAAGCGTTTGGTCTTTAAAGGAATTCATCCGCTTAAAGATGGCCAGTAAGACTTCTTTTTGAGGTTCAGTTAATTGATCTACTTTTAACAAAGGAAGAAAAGCGATAATCAGAGAATAATCCAATTCTGGATTTTGAGAATGTGTAAATAATTCATGGAGTTCTGACAAAATAAACGGATGATAATAAGATTGGTCAGACTGTTCTTCTGCAGTTGTTGGTTCATAAATAGAAATACTCTCTTGGGAATGAGAGGGGGCTTCTACTGTTAACGGAAAAGCATAAAAGGACTGCTGTAACTTTTGCGCTTGAATCATAATTTTTAAGGAATCGTGATAGGATAGCTGTTCTTCAGATAAACGTCCCATCAACTGAGTAAAAAAAGGTGGTTTTAGCAGTTGTTTATTTTGAAAATTTTCTTTTATTAGCTGGCGCACAAATCGATCAAAATTACCATAAAGTAGCCAATCTACTGTTGTGTCACAGGCTTTAGCGATTTTTTTTAAGTATCGTTTATTTGGTAAATTCAAACCTAATTCCCAGTTACTAATTGTACTTCCACTAGATAAACCAATTTTATTGGCTAAATAACGTAAAGTGTACTTCTTCTTTTTTCGAGCTTCACGCATGCGCGCCCCGACTTGCTTTGTAGTAATTTTCATTGAAACACTCCTTTTGGAATAAATATGAGGATAAGGTGTTCTTAAAATATACATACGCAAAATTCAGCTCTTTTTTTTTCTAAACTAAAAAAAGTAATTATTTCTAACAATTTTCATCTTGTGCTATGCTTAAGATGAAAATACTTAAGAAGAGAAGGGATCATATGTCAGCAAAACATAATCATGAACAACATCAGGAAAAACAGCCAACAATGTCCCACGATAAAATGAATCACATGAATCATGACATGGCGCATGAACAAATGGCTATGTCACACCAACATGAAGGAATGAAGGGAATGGATCATTCAATGCATATGGGGAATTTTAAACAAAAATTCTGGCTGTCATTGATTTTAGCTATTCCGATTATTGTTCTTTCACCAATGATGGGTTTTCAATTACCTTTTCAATTTACTTTTCCAGGTTCTGATTGGTTGGTCTTAATTTTAGCAACTGTGCTATTTTTTTATGGTGGACAACCATTTTTAAGTGGCGCTAAAATGGAATTACAGCAAAAGAGTCCAGCAATGATGACGTTAATTGCGATGGGGATTTCGGTATCATATTTTTACAGCTTATATGCGTTTTACATGAATCATTTTACGAATCAGGCCCACGTGATGGACTTTTTCTGGGAATTAGCCACTCTGATTGTTATTATGCTTTTAGGCCATTGGATTGAAATGAATGCTATTTCTAATGCTGGTGATGCCTTGAAAAAAATGGCTGAACTGTTACCTGACACAGTCAAGCGAATGACTGAACATGGGGAAGAAGAAATTCCTTTGCAAGATGTCCAAGAAGGCGATCGCTTGATTGTTCGTTCGGGAGATAAAATTCCGACAGATGGTAAAATTTTGAAAGGAAGCACAACAGTCGACGAATCGATGGTTACAGGGGAATCAAAAACAGTAGAAAAAAACATTGGTGACTCCGTGATTGGTGGAGCTGTCAATGGCAACGGAATGATTGAAATTTCGGTAACTGGCACGGGTGAAAATAGTTACCTGTCAAAAGTTATGGAGATGGTTAAACAAGCGCAATCGGAAAAATCAAAACTAGAATCCATTTCAGACCGTGTAGCCAAGTGGTTATTCTATATTGCCTTATTCGTAGGTGTGTTAGCATTTATCGGTTGGTTACTCGTAACGAAAGATTTGTCTCTAGCATTTGAACGAATGGTTACAGTTTTTATTATTGCCTGTCCCCATGCGTTAGGCTTAGCAATTCCTTTAGTGATTGCTAGAAGTACCTCCATTGCTGCTAAAAATGGCTTACTTTTAAAAAATCGGAATGCATTAGAACAAGCCAATAAGGTTGAATATGTGTTGCTGGATAAAACTGGAACTTTAACAGAAGGACAATTTACAGTTACTGGCTTAGAATTAATGAGTAAGCAGTTTACTAGAGAAGAAGCACTTAAATATATTGGGGCATTGGAAAAAAATGCAAATCATCCGTTGGCAATTGGGATCATGAACTATTTAAATAAACAAGCCGTTCAACCTTATGAAGCCCATAATCTGCAAGCTTTATCAGGCGTAGGACTGGTTGCTACTGTTCAAAACCAAGAAGTCAAAATAGTCAATGAAAAAGAAGTTGCACGGTTACAGTTAACCTTCGATGAAACAATTAAAACAAACTATCAGGAGCAAGGAAATACCTTGAGTTATTTAATCATCGCTGGTCAATTAGTCGCACTGCTTGCTTTAGGAGATAAAGTCAAACCAGAAGCTAAAACATTTATTGCAGAGTTACAAGCGCAAGGAATTACGCCAGTCATGTTAACAGGGGATAATCAAACAGCCGCCAGTGCAGTTGCTAATTATTTAGGAATGAAGGAATACTACGCAGAGCTCTTACCAGAAGATAAAGAAAAAATTGTGCAACAATATCTTACTGAGGGACATCAGGTCATGATGGTAGGAGACGGTATTAATGATGCACCAAGTTTAGCCCGTGCTTCAATCGGCATTGCGATAGGCGCTGGTACAGATGTAGCGATTGATTCGGCAGATGTTGTACTGACGGATAGTGATCCTAAAGATATTTTAAGGTTCTTAGATTTAGCCAAACAAACACGACGTAAAATGATCCAAAATCTTTGGTGGGGAGCTGGGTACAATATTGTCGCCATTCCTTTAGCGGCTGGGGTCCTTGCACCACTTGGGATTGTTTTAAATCCAGCTGTAGGTGCTGTGTTGATGTCATTAAGTACAATTATTGTAGCAGCAAATGCTATGACACTGCATATTTCAAAAAAATAATTCGATATAATTGTAGAGAGCGGAAAGTAATCAATACTTTTTGTTCTCTATTTTTTTCTTCTTAAAAAAATTTTTGCCTTATTTGACGTATTCTTATAACAAGGGAGTGAAAGGGGACGATATATGGATTTCAAGGAATTATTGTCTTTTGAACATAAAAATATGTTGGAATTGTTGGATTTACTGCAACAAGAGCAGACATTTTCTGTTTTGATGGCTGCAGAAAAACTAAAGGTGAGCGACAAAACCATCCATTGTTACATTCAACGTTTTGAAAAAAAGCAGGAAACGTTTAAGATAGAAGGGCTTTGTAAGATTTATACAACGACCAAAGGAATTGTAAAATATCGTGAATTATGCGTTTGTGGCTTGGCTCGATTTAGACAAAAATTTTGTTATTTTATTCCCGAATTTTATATTTTACGTTGTCTAATTGAAGAGCGAATCAATTATGCGCAATTGACCCAGGTATTGGGATTACAGGAATCAACTCTTCGGAAGAAACTTTCTAATATTCGACGTTGGCTAGTTAATTTTGATATTATTGTACGTCAAAAACATTACGATTTAACTGGCAATGAATGGCAAATTCGACAGTTAATCCTTTGTTTTTATTTGTTTTTTCAAGAAAGCTGTCTAGAAGAAAACAGAGAAATGACTCGGAAAATCATTACCTTTTTTGAGTTGGATTTAAATGTAGCACAACAGAATCATCTTAGTTGGCTAATTTATATTTGGGAGAGACGATACCGAGGCGGGCATGAAATTTCAGTGCCAAATGCTAATTTATTTCAACAAACAAGTGCTTTTTTTATTTATTTCGTGTGGAAGTGTTGAGCACTTCTTTTATGTCTCTTAAAGAACAAAAAGCGTTATTTGTGATTCTTGAAGCACATTTTGGTGGTTGTTTTGGCAAGAGAGCGCGAAAGTATTTTATTCATGAGCAAATGAAAATAGAAAGTTTATGCTTAAAAACAGCTATTTTTATTATGAAAGAAATTAGGAGAAATTTTACACAACATCATTTTAATTATCAAGAAATTCATTTATGTCGATTTTTAAGTACGCATATGAATAGTTTATTAGACGGACAAGCATGGTTGCCAGCTCATAAACAGGAACAAACACTCGCTGCTCGTTATCAACAAACCTGGCACAGATTACAGAAACTAATTAGGCTTTTAAAGCGCCTATATCCAGTCTTTACTTCAGTAAAAGAACGGGAATTGACGAGTTGCTATTTTTATCACATCCTAGATTTATTTAACCCGATTTTATATGAAAAAAAATATATTATTTGCCTATTGACGGACTTTCCTCCAGAAAAGGAACAAGCGTTGGGACAATCTATAAAAAGCTATTTCAGTGAAAAAAAGAATATTACAATTATTCATGGAAAACCAACGTATCAACTTCACCAAGCACATCTCTTAATTGTCAATCATTTGTTTCAGATGAACGTAGCGCTTTCTTCTGAGACAGTTGTTTATTTGCCAGAGGAATTATCTCCTGCTTTTTTTGAAAAAGTCGAAGCGAATCTATCGTAAGAAGTCCAAATTTGTCTAAATAGTGTTAAAATGAAGAAGTAAGAGGAATGGATGAGGAGGATATTAAAATGAAACAACTACAATTTGGTACAAGTGACGAAACAGTTTCTTCGGTTATCTTAGGATGTA from Enterococcus faecalis includes the following:
- a CDS encoding helix-turn-helix transcriptional regulator, with product MCYIQGAHSILSSFKGGNAMRKKKKSSFESSIHVYRAMARMTQQDLANRVGVSRQTIIQLERNKYNPSLLLAHDIANVFGVTIDDVFTFKETLNDDVEQEA
- a CDS encoding calcium-translocating P-type ATPase, PMCA-type, whose amino-acid sequence is MEAYKQSVDTVTKEVSVNTETGLTQQEAQQRLKENGRNQFEEAKKDSVLKKFIHSLSDFTTIILLVAAAISFYTAIVTEHGEYFEGILIIAIVIINAVLAIVQEGNAEKSLAALQDMNKQSSAVLRDGKVIEVDAEELVVGDVLVLEAGSMITADARLIQASQMRVEESALTGESEPVEKDPTYVGHDDDGLGDQINMIFKGCTVVNGRGRAVVTATGMNTEMGKIAGLLNNSDQQKTPLQKRLNQLGKRISLLALGAAAIVFIIGELQGEPLLEMFMTAVSLAVAAVPETLTVIVTLTLAYGVQKMAKKHAIIRRLPAVETLGTANVICSDKTGTLTQNKMRVRRVWHRGDEVTDTEDAMTDEAMEVLKMAALCTDVIVEKEGDELTVTGNPTEAAIVRAVEENYHTKEELEEKYPRIGEIPFDSERKMMTTVHQWGKKYISITKGAFDVLLPRFGFGDVDQAAIVNDRFGKRALRVIAVGYAVYDEPPKEITSEALEKKLRLLGLIGMIDPPRPESKGAIARAKKAGIKTVMITGDHVVTASAIAKELGILKDKSEALSGSELKKMSDEELDKRVKDLSVYARVTPEDKIRIVQSWQRSGAVVAMTGDGVNDAPALKASDVGCAMGITGTDVAQGASDMILTDDNFATIVDAVAQGRAVYRNIRKAINFLLSCNISEIFIVLIAMLLGWGAPFTAVQLLFVNVVADGLPGFALGKEPAEKGIMDEAPIPKNEGIFARGLWQKIGINAAVFTVITLFGFYLGAFVPGVSAYVSNSYEVGQTVAFLILAYSSILHVFNVRSANSVFRVKLSSNKSLFEMVVLALLITTTIALLPFTQELFGLVHISLNHWMLAIFLSFVPIFVNEMIKFHFSEVEEEEEVI
- a CDS encoding KUP/HAK/KT family potassium transporter, whose protein sequence is MLHKAEGFDRRKFTMAGILVAMGVVYGDIGTSPLYVMKAIVGDNGGLARVSESFILGSVSLIFWTLTILTTIKYVVIALNADNHGEGGIFSLYTLVRKKSKYLIIPAMIGGAALLADGVLTPAVTVTTAIEGLRGIPAFFEHFGNDQTIIVVITLTIILILFSVQRFGTELVGKAFGPIMFLWFTFLGIIGLMNFSQDWTVIRALNPYYALQLLVSPENKLGLFILGNIFLATTGAEALYSDLGHVGKMNIRISWPYIKICLILNYLGQAAWLLTVKENPEMQALAEINPFFQMIPRGILVFGVVFATIAAVIASQALISGSYTLVSEAIKLKLLPRLKIIYPGSNIGQMYIPAVNLILWLACSAIVLAFRTSTHMEAAYGLSITITMLMTTILLLFYLLDKIPAWSAYLISLFFAAIEVVFFFSSAAKFFHGGYVAVGMAVFLLCIMIIWERGNEIKEATAEQVSLEKYVPQLKALKEDTSVPMYQTNVVFLTSDRVDGEINRNIIYSILDKQPKRANVYWFVNVQVTDEPFTQEYSVDMLGTDFIVQVQLYLGFHISQEVNVYLRQIVHDLMKTGRLPKQPQRYSLTPGREVGDFQFVLIQEELSNVSELKKWDRQIMQAKLAIKNLTTSPESWFGLEYSEVKYESVPLIIGPQRKTHLVERKNRS
- a CDS encoding helix-turn-helix domain-containing protein; translation: MKITTKQVGARMREARKKKKYTLRYLANKIGLSSGSTISNWELGLNLPNKRYLKKIAKACDTTVDWLLYGNFDRFVRQLIKENFQNKQLLKPPFFTQLMGRLSEEQLSYHDSLKIMIQAQKLQQSFYAFPLTVEAPSHSQESISIYEPTTAEEQSDQSYYHPFILSELHELFTHSQNPELDYSLIIAFLPLLKVDQLTEPQKEVLLAIFKRMNSFKDQTLLNEFFVELQYLL
- a CDS encoding heavy metal translocating P-type ATPase, with the protein product MLKMKILKKRRDHMSAKHNHEQHQEKQPTMSHDKMNHMNHDMAHEQMAMSHQHEGMKGMDHSMHMGNFKQKFWLSLILAIPIIVLSPMMGFQLPFQFTFPGSDWLVLILATVLFFYGGQPFLSGAKMELQQKSPAMMTLIAMGISVSYFYSLYAFYMNHFTNQAHVMDFFWELATLIVIMLLGHWIEMNAISNAGDALKKMAELLPDTVKRMTEHGEEEIPLQDVQEGDRLIVRSGDKIPTDGKILKGSTTVDESMVTGESKTVEKNIGDSVIGGAVNGNGMIEISVTGTGENSYLSKVMEMVKQAQSEKSKLESISDRVAKWLFYIALFVGVLAFIGWLLVTKDLSLAFERMVTVFIIACPHALGLAIPLVIARSTSIAAKNGLLLKNRNALEQANKVEYVLLDKTGTLTEGQFTVTGLELMSKQFTREEALKYIGALEKNANHPLAIGIMNYLNKQAVQPYEAHNLQALSGVGLVATVQNQEVKIVNEKEVARLQLTFDETIKTNYQEQGNTLSYLIIAGQLVALLALGDKVKPEAKTFIAELQAQGITPVMLTGDNQTAASAVANYLGMKEYYAELLPEDKEKIVQQYLTEGHQVMMVGDGINDAPSLARASIGIAIGAGTDVAIDSADVVLTDSDPKDILRFLDLAKQTRRKMIQNLWWGAGYNIVAIPLAAGVLAPLGIVLNPAVGAVLMSLSTIIVAANAMTLHISKK